One segment of Coffea arabica cultivar ET-39 chromosome 7c, Coffea Arabica ET-39 HiFi, whole genome shotgun sequence DNA contains the following:
- the LOC113701039 gene encoding nudix hydrolase 18, mitochondrial-like, producing the protein MELKNMVALVSRTGRHLQRYERGCRQVVGCIPYRIKLANKATLVDEDSLEVLVITAQRKGKGVLFPKGGWETDEDIFEAAERETVEEAGVVGDVQKFLGHWNFENQNKESFMFAMQVREQLEFWPEQDKRQRIWMSVAEARKECKQKWMKDALENLVKWLTDEAPLASSSPSQERRSNL; encoded by the exons ATGGAACTGAAGAACATGGTTGCCTTGGTTTCTCGTACAGGAAGACATTTGCAGCGTTACGAAAGAGGTTGTCGCCAAGTCGTCGG ATGCATTCCATATAGAATAAAGCTTGCCAATAAGGCCACTTTGGTGGATGAGGATTCCCTGGAAGTCCTTGTCATTACTGCGCAGAGAAAAGGCAAAGGAGTGCTGTTTCCAAAG GGAGGTTGGGAAACAGATGAAGACATTTTTGAGGCTGCAGAACGTGAGACAGTGGAGGAAGCTGGGGTGGTAGGCGATGTTCAG AAGTTCCTGGGACACTGGAATTTTGAGAACCAAAATAAGGAGAGTTTCATGTTTGCAATGCAAGTCAGAGAGCAGCTAGAATTTTGGCCAGAGCAAGACAAACGCCAAAGAATTTGG ATGAGCGTGGCAGAGGCTAGGAAAGAATGCAAGCAGAAGTGGATGAAAGATGCCTTAGAGAATTTAGTGAAATGGTTAACTGATGAGGCCCCGTTGGCCTCTTCTTCCCCAAGCCAGGAGAGGAGATCCAACTTGTAA
- the LOC140010485 gene encoding 15.7 kDa heat shock protein, peroxisomal-like — translation MALFGDPFRRFFWSPTIYRTTPGSSALLDWIESPDAHIFKINVPGFSKDEIKVQVEEGNVLVIKAEAKEEGGGRGKEKDVVWHVAERGGGITGKAAGFSREIELPEDVKADQIRASVENGVLTVVVPKDTTPKSSKVRNVNVTSKL, via the exons ATGGCTCTATTTGGTGACCCCTTCAGGCGATTTTTCTGGAGTCCCACCATTTATCGCACGACCCCAGGGTCTTCAGCCCTCCTCGACTGGATTGAATCCCCAGATGCCCACATCTTCAAAATCAACGTTCCAG GGTTTAGCAAGGATGAGATAAAGGTACAAGTGGAAGAAGGGAATGTATTGGTGATAAAGGCGGAAGCAAAAGAGGAGGGTGGTGGGCGGGGGAAGGAAAAAGATGTGGTGTGGCACGTTGCCGAGAGAGGAGGAGGGATTACAGGAAAGGCAGCTGGGTTTTCCCGGGAGATTGAGTTGCCGGAGGATGTGAAGGCGGATCAGATCAGGGCAAGTGTGGAGAATGGTGTGCTTACCGTGGTTGTACCAAAGGATACAACTCCTAAGTCTTCTAAAGTCAGGAATGTTAATGTCACTAGCAAGCTGTAG
- the LOC140010108 gene encoding plasmodesmata-located protein 7-like: MATTATKLRRFLPLFPIFLCLFSLFIIPSHSSLDSFIYGGCSQIKYTPDSPYESNLNSLLTSLVNSATYAAYNKYSVTGSSPQDVVYGLYQCRGDLSMPDCATCVTRAVSQFGGLCPQTCGGALQLQGCFVKYDNSSFIGQEDKTVVMKKCGPSNGFDTDAMNRRDAVLGSLGSAGGLYRVGGAQDIQGVAQCVGDLSMGQCQDCLSEAIKRLKTECGGAVFGDMFLGKCYARYSTSGDHAFAARSDHGSSHSDSEKTFAIIIGLLAGVALIIILATFMRRTFGENGK, from the exons ATGGCCACCACAGCCACAAAACTCCGTCGTTTCCTCCCCCTCTTCCCCATCTTTCTTtgtctcttttcccttttcatcATCCCTTCTCATTCCTCCTTAGACTCTTTCATCTACGGTGGCTGTTCTCAGATAAAATACACCCCAGACTCGCCCTACGAGTCAAATTTAAACTCACTCCTCACTTCCCTGGTTAACTCAGCCACTTATGCAGCTTACAACAAATATTCCGTCACGGGTTCTAGCCCACAAGATGTTGTCTACGGGCTGTATCAATGCAGGGGCGATTTATCCATGCCTGATTGTGCCACATGTGTGACTCGGGCAGTGAGTCAATTCGGTGGCTTGTGTCCGCAGACTTGCGGTGGAGCTCTACAGTTACAAGGGTGCTTCGTCAAGTACGATAACAGTAGCTTTATTGGCCAAGAAGATAAGACTGTCGTGATGAAGAAATGTGGACCGTCCAATGGTTTTGATACCGATGCAATGAACCGTCGTGATGCGGTTTTGGGGAGCTTGGGTTCGGCTGGTGGGCTGTACAGAGTTGGTGGGGCTCAGGATATTCAAGGGGTAGCGCAATGCGTCGGGGATTTGAGTATGGGACAGTGTCAAGATTGTTTATCAGAGGCAATCAAGCGGTTGAAAACTGAGTGTGGAGGAGCTGTTTTTGGTGATATGTTTTTGGGGAAATGTTATGCTAGATATTCTACCAGTGGAGATCATGCTTTTGCAgcaagatctgatcatg GATCTTCTCACAGCGATTCTGAGAAGACATTTGCAATTATTATTGGACTATTAGCTGGTGTAGCTCTAATTATCATATTAGCAACTTTCATGAGAAGGACGTTTGGTGAAAATG GTAAATAA